DNA from Halobaculum sp. XH14:
GCGCGTCCATCGACACGTCCGCGCCGCCGTCCGTGAGCGCCTCGATCCCGACGACCGGGTCGTTCTCCATCCCGTCGACGACCGCGTCCGCCCCGGCCTCGCGTGCGCGATCGAGTTTGTCGTCGGCCACGTCGACCGCGACGACCCGCGCGCCGAGCGCGTCGGCGACGTGGACTGCCGAGAGGCCGACGCCGCCACAGCCGTGGACGGCGACCCACTCGCCGGCCTCGAGGTCCGCGCGGTGGGCGAGCGCGTGGAACGCCGTCATGAACCGACAGCCGAGCGCCGCGACGTCGCGCGGGGCGACGCCCTCGGGCAGCGGCATGGCGTTGTAGTCGGCGTGGGGGACGTGCACCCGTTCGGCGAACGCGCCTGGCGCAGCGCGCTCGAACCCCAGCGCGCGGCCGTCGAGACAGGTGTTGCCGTGGCCGTTCAGACACTCGCCACAGGCGCCACAGCCGAGGTTGAACGGGACGGCGACGCGGTCCCCCTCGGCCACCGATTCGACGCGCTCGCCCACGGCGACGACCGCGCCCGCCGGCTCGTGACCGAGCACGAAGTCGGTCGGCACCTGATCGTCGGCCCACTCGCCGTGGCCCTGCCAGGCGTGCCAGTCGGACCGGCAGATGCCGCAGGCCTCGACGGCGACGACGACGCCGTGGGGTTCGAGTTCCGGCTCCGGCACGTCGGTCACGTCGAGCGGCTCCCCGTACTCGCGGAGGACGGCTGCGTCCATGGCTCCCGCTTGGGCCGAGTCCTAAAAAGCGTCCGTCTCCCCCACTGGGTGATCGAGCCGCTAGACGAAATCCGAGAGCCCGGACTGGTCGTCGTCCTCCTCCGGGTCGTCCTCGGCGGGCTCGTCACCGGATTCCGGCGACCCGGCGGCCTCGTTCGAGGAACTGCCGCCCAGCGTCGTCTGTCCGTCGCCGTCGTCGGAGTTCCCGGCCGCCCCGGACGCGTCAGGCGAATCGGCCGCTTCCTCGTCGCCGTCCCGTCCGTCCTCCCCGCCGTGGTTCGCGCTCGGCGTGCCGGCGAACGCGCCGCCCGAGTGGTCCTCCATCAGTTCCGCCCGCAGCTCCTCGGCGTCCTCGACGATCGACTGCACCTTGTTCGTCGTCTCACCGGAGCCGGTGACGAACGAGACGTGAGCCGCCTCGAAGTCGTACGCCGCGGCCATGCGGACCGTGAGGTCCCGGGGCTTGCAGTGGTGGGTCATCGCTGCCAGGAACGGCAACACGTCGCGGCGGACCGTGTTCATCGAGAAGCCGCCGTCGGTGGCGATCCGGCGAATCACGTGCTCGGCCGTGTCCGAGGACGACCGGTAGAACTGCGGTCGCCCCCAGCGCGTCCAGCCGCCCTTGGTTCCCTCGCGGGCCGCCGCGACGCCGGCCGAGAGGTTGTCGCCCGCGTAGCGCCAGTAGGAGTAGTTCTGGCTCGCGCGGACGCGACCGAGCCACACGTCGGCGTCCGCGAGGTGGTCGTACGCCCGGACCGCCTCGTCCGGGTCATACACCTTCAGCATGTTGTCCTCGATCCACCGCGTCAGGTCGTCCGGCGTCTCGTCGACGTCGTACGAGGAGCCGAGCGCCTCCCGCGCGGACTCGCCCTCCTTCAACACGAGATCGAGGAACGGGAAGATGCCCATCGAGCTGTCGCGGTCGCCGGTCACCACGTCCTCGACGGTGAGGTGTTCCTTTCCGTCCGCGACCGCCTGGAGGTCGTTGACCGCGCCGCGCAGGTCCCCGGAGTTCCGCTCGGCGATGCGTTCGAGCGCGTCCGAGTCGAACTCGATCCCCTCCTTCCGACAGATGTCGCGCAGGACGGGGACGATCGAGCGCTTCGAGACGTCGCGGAACTCGATCTCGCGGGTGGCGTTCCGGAGCCCCCGCGACATGTCGTAGTAGTCGTTGGCGATGAGGACGATGGGCTGGCCGGCGGACTTCACGAGCTTCGTGATCGCGCCGGCGCCGCCGCGGTCGTAGTTGCCGTGGACGTTGTCCGCCTCGTCGAGGATCACGAGCTGTCGGCCCCCGGTGTCGTCGGCGCCGCTGGCGCCCGCGAGGGTCGCGTTGTTCGCCGCGCGTCCGGCGTAGCGCTCGATGACGTCGGCCGTCCGCTTGTCCGAGGCGTTGAGTTCGACCGTCTCCCACCCCATGTCCGACGCGAGCGCGTGGGCGGCCGAGGTCTTCCCGATGCCGGGCGAGCCGTGGAGGACCACCGCCTCCCCGTGGTCGTCCCACGACGTCGCCCACTCGCGGAACGCGTCGACCGCCTTGTCGTTGCCCCGGAGCTCCGAGAGCGAGCGCGGGCGGTACGTCTCCGTCCAGTCGACCATTCTCGGTCGAACCTCGGGGAGGTTCGCGCTTAGTGGTTGCGACTGGTCGCTCGAGGACTCGACCGAGCCGTCCGCTCGCGTTCGGCCGCAGCTCCGGTCCGCACGCGAGCCCGCACAGTCTTCCCCGCACCGTTATCACCGCGCCGGCCCTGCTGCCGACAACGGATGAGCGAGGACCTCGGCACCCCGGTACTGGACGATCACATGCACCTCGACCCCGACCACGGGCGCGGGCTCGACGCGGTCCGCGACTTCGCCCGGCTCGGCGGCACCCACCTGATCGTGGTGAACAAGCCGTCCTGGCACCTCGGCGTCGAGGCCGACGCACCCCAGGAGTTCCGCCCGGTGTTCGAGCGGACCGTCGAGATCGTGCGGGAGGCGAGTGAACTGCTCGAGGGCCGCGCCTGGGCAGTCCTCGGCGTCCACCCGGGGCTCGTCTCGCGGCTCGTCGACGAGCGCGGGTTCGACGCCGACGGGGCGCGCGAACTGATGCGGGGCGGGCTCGACGTCGCCGCCGAGTTCGTCGACGACGGGCACGCGCTCGGACTCAAGTCCGGGCGTCCACACTACGAGGTCACCGACGCTGTGTGGGACGCCTCGAACGCGGTGATGCGCCACGCGTTCGCGCTCGGTGCCGACCACGACTGTCCCGTCCAGTTACACACCGAGGCCTCGGAGGACCTGACCGAAACCGCGGAGTGGGCCGAGGAAGCCGGAATGGCCCGCGAGCGAGTCGTCAAACACTACGCCGGCGGCCGCCTCGCCGGGCCGACGCCGAGCGTGATGAGCGAGCGGGACCGGCTCCGCGTCGCCGCCGAGGCGGGCGAGCCGTTCCTGATGGAGACCGACTTCGTGGACGACCCCGACAGGCCGGGCGCGGTGATGGGCCCGAAGACGGTCCCCCGGCGGGTTCGATGGATGCTGGAGGAAGGGTACGAGGACGCGGTTCGAACCGCACACGTCGGGACGCCGAGGCGGGTGTACGACGTCGACACCCTAGCGGACGTCGAGTGAACGGCGAACCGGGTCCCGGTGCCGAGCCGGTCTCGACGTCGAGCCAGTCTCTCGAGCCGAGTCGGCCTCGATGCCAGGACGGCTGCGACGTCCGGGCCGTCCTCCTCGCGGGCGCTTGCAAACGCAGGGCCGAACGGGTCGCGTGACGCGTCACCACCAGTAAAGAAAGGCATATCAACGCGGACCCGGACCGTGTGAGTATGAGCGAACCCGAGGAGACGTTCTACACCGAGGAGCGGTGGCAGAACTGGCTCGACCGCGTCGAGGAGGAGAGCCTCGACCCGGAGGACGAAGACTCCGCTCGACTACTGTTGAACCTGCAGGACGACGCCGCCATCGCGGTGGCCAAGATCGTCGCCGCCTACGACGACGACGACCTCACCCGGGAGGAGGCCGGCGAGGAGATCGCCGGCATCCGCGAGGTCGTGCTCGCTGAGGTCGACTTCGAGAGCGAGGAGAAGGCGATGTTGATCGACGGCGTCCAGACGAGCCTCGTCTGCGTGTTCTACGCCGCCGAGGAGTACGTCGTCGGCGGCGCGGCCGAGGAGGGCTCGGTCGGCGAGTACGTCGAGGCCGCGGTCGACGCCGAGGCGAACGACGACGTCGACGCCGCGCTCGGCTACCTCGTGCAGGCCGGGACGCGCATCATCGACGGCGACGAACTCCCGATGGACGTCGTCGAGGACCTGGAGTACGGGCTCGTCTCCGAGTGGGTCAACGGGCTGGACTCGCTCCAGTCGGCGATGTCAGACCCCGAAGTGGTCGAGGAAGAGGACTGACGGCGAACGAACCGCGAGAACGGTCTCCGGCGGGGTCCGTCGGAACTGCCGGAACGCGTCCGACGGTGCGGCACGCTTTTAGGACGGGACTCGGTTGAGGGGATATGCGACTCGGGGGGGATCGCCGCGCACAGTCCGTGCAGATCGGCGCGATCATCCTGTTCGGCTTTCTCGTCGTCGCGCTGTCGACCTACCAGGCGGCGGTCGTCCCCCAGGAGAACGCGGCCGTCGAGTTCCGACACAGCCAGGCGGCCCAGGACGACCTCGTCGGCCTCGGGAACAGCATCGATTCGACCGGCAGAACCGGCGAGGCCGCGCCGGCCGCGGTGAAGCTCGGGACGCGCTACCCGACGCGTGTGTTCGCCGTGAACCCGCCGCCGGCCGCCGGCTCGCTCCGGACGGCCCCCGGCGACAACGTCACCGTCAGCGGGGTGGAGGTCGTCTCCACGTCCGGCGGGGAGGCGAACGACTACTGGTCGACCGAGCGGAACTTCTCGACGAACGCCCTCGTCTACCGGCCGGGCTATCACGAGTACGACGAGTCGCCGGTGACCCGCTACGAGGCGACCGGCCTCGTCAACGAGTTCGACGGCGGGACGCTGCTCGTGGACGAGCCGACCGTCGTCCGGGGGAACCGGATCACGCTCGTCACCCTCCGGGGGACGCTCTCGGAGGAGGGGGTGGGGCTCGTCTCGGTCGATCCGTCCGCGGTGAGCGCCATCGACCGACGGGAGACGGTCACGGGCGACGTCGCGCTCACCGTGCCCAGCACGCTCGGGGCTGACGCGTGGCGAACCGAGGTACTCGCCGACGAGCTCGCGGCCGGCTGGGTGAACGAGACGACCCAGGCCGGCCCGAACCGGATCCGGATCGAGCTCAACGCGAGCCGGACCTACTCGCTTGGCCTGGCGGCGGTCGGCGTCGGGACCGACGCGTCGGCCACGTCGGAACCGGCGTACATCGACGTGGAGCGAGCGCCCGGAGCCGCGAGCACCGGCTCGGTGCGGGAGGTCGTCGTCGAGGTCCGCGACGAGTACGGCAACCCCGTCGGGAACCAGCAGGTTTCGGGTGCCACGACGGGCGGGTCCGGGTCGCTGGTCGACACGACGGTCACGACGGACGACGCCGGACGAGCCGTCTTCGAGTACCGGGCGACCGGAACCGGCACGGCGACGCTCCGAGCGAGCTACGACGGGCTCTCCGGATTCGACGCGGACGCCCCCGCAGACGCGACGACGTCGTTCCCGGTGAGCGGCGGCGGAACCGGAGTCGGAAACGGCACCTACGACCTCGTCTGGGACGTCGACCGCATCGACGACGCGACCGGGGTGGAGTACGTCGCCTCGAACGACACCGTCGTGATCGACGCCACGGTCGCCAGTTCGCCGGTTGACGTGACGGTTCGCGCATCGAACCGGGCGGGCGAGCCGATCGAGGGCGCGACGGTCGATTACGCCACGTCGAACGCGACGGTCGCACGCTTCCCCGCGGGCAGTTCGACCGGGGAGACCGGATCGGACGGCCGCGCAACCGTTCAGCTGTCGATCGGCGACGGCGACGGGGAGGTGTACGCCTCGGTCGGCGGGACGAGCGACTCCCTCGGCGTCCGCGTCGTCGGCGGGGCGGGCGGCGATCCGCTCCCGAGTGGCGCGGTGGCCTACGACGACGCGAACGGGAACGGCGCGTACGACGAGGGGGAGTTGGCGTACACGGCGTCACAGCTCCGGAGCTTCCAGCAGCCGTCGGTCGACCTCGTCGTCGAACGGGACGCGGAGGCGAACGGGTTCGACGTGACCGCCGGGTCGATCACGGTCGAACCGGGCGCGACGATGACCGTGGAGAGCTTCGGTTCGACGACGTTGCGGGCCGAGAACGGGGACGTCAGGCTCGCCGGCACGGTGGACGGCCGGAACGCCGGGGGCTCGGAGGTCAGGCTGATCGGCGACGGCGTGGACGCGAGCGGCGGCACCATCCTCGCTGCGGGGTCGGTCACGGTTACCGGCCAGACTGGTGCCGTCGCGCTCGATGCGGCGAGCATCGATACGAGCGGGGGCAACGGCCGGAGCGTCACCGTCACTGCGGACACGGACGTCTCCGCCCGGAACGCCGCGATCGTCTCGACCGAACAGTTACGAATCGAGGCGGACGGCGGGCCCCTCGACGCGAACGGTGCGAGCCTGGACACCTCCCCGGGGAATCAGGCCGGCGTGACCCTGGGGTCCAACGGCGACATGACGCTCACCGACGCGGAACTCGTCGGGGACGAGTTCAGCACGTTCACGGCGGATCTCACGGTCGCCTCGGCGACCCTCTTCGTCGACGGCTCGGAGATCAAACGCGGAAACGGCGACGGAAAGGAGCTGACCTACGACCCCGACGGAGCCACGGTGGGTGGGTCACCGGCGGTCGGGACGGTGTCGGCGGACTGACCCGACGTTCGACAGTCGACGTAATCCCCATCGACAGACCAATATGCCAGTTTCCCGAATCGGGGGACACATGACTGCCGTCGGCATCGACGCCATCGAGATCTGGACGGGGAAGCTTCAGCTTGACCTGCCGAACACCTTCGCGCCCGCCAAGAACGAGGACCCGGGCAAGTACACGAAGGGGCTCGGCCTGGAGACGTCGTCGTTCCCGGACACGTACGAGGACATCGTGACGATGGGCGCGAACGCCGCCAAGCGCCTGATGGACCGCAAGGACCTCGACCCCGCGGACATCGGCCGCATCGACGTCGCCACCGAGTCGGCGTTCGACAACTCCAAGCCCATCTCGACGTACATCGCGGGCTGTCTCGAACAGGTGTACGACGGCGACTTCCACCACGCGAACAAGGGCGAGCGCAAGTTCGCCTGCGTCTCGGGCACCCAGTCCATCGACGACGCCTACAACTGGATCCGCGCGGGCCGCAACCGCGGGCGCTCGGCGCTCGTCGTCGCCACCGACACGGCGCTGTACGCCCGCGGCGACCCCGGCGAGGCGACCCAGGGCGCCGGCGCGGTGGCGATGCTCATCTCCGAGGACCCGAGCGTCCTCGCGCTCTCGGACGAGCAGGGCTACGGCTCCGCGGACGAGACTGACTTTCTCAAGCCGAACCAGCAGTTCCCGAGCGTCGACGGCAAGCGCTCGATGCAGGTGTATCTCGCCCGCATGCGCGAGGCCGTGGAGGACTTCGAGTCGGTGGCGTGGGACATGCACCCCGAGGACTTCGCGTACATCCCGTTCCACACGCCGTTCCCGGGGATGGTCCGCAAGGCCGGCCTACTCGGCTACCGGCACACCATCCGCGACACGGAGATCGAGGACGAACTGGCCGGCGAGATCGGTCGCCAGCCCCGCGAGTCGGAGTACGACGACTGGGACGACTACGAGGAGGCGATCCGCGGCTACATGGACCGGCTGAAGGACACCGACGCGTACCGCGACTGGTACGGCCGCGTCATCGAGCCGGCGCTCAACATCTCACGGCGCGTCGGCAACTGGTACACCGGCTCGGTCCACGTCGCCCGCGCCTCGGCGCTCAAACACGCCGCCGAGACCGGCCGCGACCTGGAGGGCGAGAAGCTGCTCATCGGCTCGTACGGCTCGGGCGCACAGGCCGAAATCCACGCCGAGACCGTCCGGGAGGGCTGGCTGGAGGAGATCGAGGCGCTCTCGATCGACGAACAGCTCGAGAGCCGCTACGACATCTCCTACGACGAGTACGAGACGGTCCACGACGCGCACAACCACGACAAGGAGGCCGAGGTCGAGGAGTTCACCACGCCGGAGGGCGAGTTCGTCCACGTCGGCTGGGGTCGGATGAACGAGCGCAAGTACGAGTACGTGGAGTAGTAGCCCGGTCGAACGTTTTCGGTCTCCGGAGTTGGTTTTCCTGATTTCGTTGACGAGGTTACGTGAGTGACTACCTCGAAAGCCCCCGCGGCGCTCGGCTTGCACATCGATCCGTTCGACGGATCGACTGCCTCGAAAGCCCCCGGCTGGCTCCGCTCCCGCGGCACGCTCTGTGCTCCTCGGCTCGCTCCGCTCGCCTGCGGTGCTTGAGGCGCCGGGGTTCGCGGAGCCAGCCGACCCCTTTCAATCCCACCCGACCGCGACCGCACGGCACGGCCACACGCCTCCCTTACCTCGGAGCACGCTCCTCGGAACTCACCCTCGCTTCGCTCGCGTGAACAGCCGATTCGCTCGGCTCGCTCCCTGCGGTCGCTCCCCTCACTCATCCCTCGCGCGATTCGGCCGCCCACGAGGGGCGGCCGCCGCGCGCCGACGGCATCAGCCCGGTCCAAAGCAACTGAAAAGCTACAACCCCCGCAGTTCCTCCAGCGACTCCTCCAGGGGTGCGGTCGAGACGGCCAGCGAGAAGCCGTCCACGGCGGCGAGGTCGGCCGCGTGGTCCCACAGCGCCTCCTCGTCGAGGCCGTGGAGCACCACCGCGTTCGGCGTCGGGGTGACGACCCGGAGCGCCACGAGCGGCGACTCGCCGCGCGTGACGCCGGTGAACACGAGCGCGCGGTCGGTCGACTGGCCGTACAGCCGGTAGAACTCCTCGCTGGAGAGCGACGTGATCGCCTGGATGCTGTTGATGACCGTGTGGCCGTTGACGGTGTCGCGCTCGCCGGCGACGATCTCGGTCGCGTCGAGCGCGTCGTACACCCGCCCCGTCGGGAGCGCGGTCGGGTACTCCCGGATGTCGCGCACGATGTCGGACTCGAAGCCGGCAGAGACCACCCGGGCGTACTGGCGGATGCGGCTCCCGCCGCGGCCCTCGTCGATGTCCAGCAGCGCGTTGACGACCCGGGAGACGAGGCCGATGCCGGGCGATTCCCGGCGGCCGCTCTCGTAGTCCGAGACGACCGACGAGGAGACGTCCATCGCGTCCGCGAGCGCCGTCTGTGAGACGTCGAAGTCGGTCCGCCACTTGCGAAGCGTCGCGCCCGGATCCGACGAGAGCGCGATCTCGCCGGCGATGCGGCGGGCGAGTTCGGCCCGCGGGCCGTCGCCATCGCCGGCTCCCGGATTCATGCTCCCCCGTCCGGTCACCTGCCCGATAAGCGTGTCGGAGGCGGGGAAAACGCCTTGCCCGACGGGAACCAAGATGGGGTGTGCCGTCCACGCTCGTCCACGTCGCGCTCGCCGGCCTCCTCGCCGCGGCGCTGCTGCCAGACCGGTACGCGACGCGCGGCGCGATGCTCGCCGTCCTGCTCGCCGCCGCGCTGCCGGACCTCGACTCGCTCGTCTCGCCGGTGCTCGCGGGCGCACACCGATCGCTCGGGCACAACGTCCTCCTGCCGGCCCTCGTCACCGTCGCGCTCGGATACGACCTCCGCGTCCGGGACTCCTCGCGGCTCCGCGACCGGTTCGGGACCGCCGCGAGTCCCGTCGCCTGGACCTGCCTCGCCGCGTTCCTGCTCGCGGGCGTCGGCCTCGATTACGTGAGTAACGGCGTGAACCTGTTCTGGCCGGTCCACGATCGGTTCTACTCGCTGAACGGCGACCTGCTCCTGTCCAGTCGGCGCGGCGTCGTCCAGAGCTTCGTGGACCTCTCGCCCCCGACCGAGTCCGAACCGGTACGGACGACCGAGAACCTCCACTACAGCACGGGCGTCGACCCGTCCCCGGGGGTCGAATCCGGCACCGTCGACCGCGTGTTTCCGGTCGTGAGCGCCGGCTGGCAGCTCCTGCTGGTCGCGGTCGGAGCCCTCGCCGTCGCGCTCAAACTCCGACGGGGGCCCACGGTTCGTGACTGACCGACGGCTCCGTCGCTCCCGACGGTCGCGGCCCGCCGACACCGGCGGATTGAACCCGGGCCACCTCGACCGTCCCGCATGGACGTGCGACCGTTCGAGGACGGCGACGGCGACGCGCTCTGGGAACTGAAGCGCGGGTTCGAGACCGGCCTCGGCGAGGGCACCGGCGGCCCCGACAAGGCGGCGACATACGAGGAAAAGCTGACCGACGAGTACCGGGTTCGCTGGCTCTCGTGGGTGAAACGCTGCGTCGCCGAGGACGCCCGGACGGTGTCGGTGGCCGCGGCCGGGGACGGGGCGGAACTTGTCGGGTACGCGTTCCTGCTCCCGGAGTCGCTCGCGTTCGTCTGGGACGCCGCGGTGCTGAACGAGATCTACGTGCTCCCCGAACACCGCGGGACGGGCGTCGCGGACGACCTGATGGACGCAGCGCTCGACGCCGCGAGCGCCCAGGACCTGCCGCTCGACCGGCTAGTGCTCGACGTGGATCGGACGAACGAACGGGCGCGGGCGTTCTACGAGCGGTACGGCTTCACCCACTGGGGCGAGATAGTCGCCCGCGACCTCTGAACCGCGGCTACTCCAGCAACGAACCGATCGCCCCGCCGGCGGCCCCGAACACCGCGGGGTAGACGATCCCCGCGAGCAGGACCCCCGTAACGTAGTCGGGGTGGACGCTGCTTCCGTCGCCCGTCCCGTACGCGAAGAGGAACGTCCCGACGAGCGCGAGCAGCGCGTACGCCGGGACGACCGCGAGCCCGGCAACCGCGCCCCCGCCCGCGTCGCCCGCGTTCGCGTACGCCGAGGCCGCGAACCCCGCGAGCAGCAGTGCGAGCGGCGGCAGCACGTACAGCAGCGTGAGCGACCCGCCGTCGGCGCTGGCGATGAAGTTCTCCGCCCGCCGGCCGCCAAAGCCCGGGATCAACACGTCGACGAAGTGGGCGTTGTAGAAGTACCAGCCTACCCCGGTCCAGACCGGGATCGGATCGCCCCCGAACAGGTCCACCAGCGCGTTGATCCCGCTCAGTCGCTCCCTGACCGACCCGGACTGCCAGACGTACGTGACCAGGTAGCCGAGGACGTACGCCCCCAGGCCGGCCGCCGTGCCTATCGCAAACGGTACGCGATCGCTAATCCCCCCTGAACGTGCCATGCCACCTCCTGGTCGGCACCGGGACAAATTCTTTCTGGCAGCTGTCACTGAATGATAACGAGTCGCAACCGTCTTGGTGGCCACGCCCACAGCATCGGGTATGCTCCTCCGGGAACTCACGCTGGTCGACGGAGACGGCAGCAGACGGGGGGACCTCCGGGTCGCGGACGGCGAACTCGTCGCCGTCGGCGACCTCGAAGCGCGTGACGACGAGAGCGTCGTCGACCTTCCCGACGTCGTCGCCCTGCCGGGGCTCGTGGACGCACACGTCCACTTTTCCCTGTCGGGCGAACGGACCGTGGACGAGGTCGCGGCGATGGGCGACGCCGAACTCGCGCTGGTCGAGGCCCGAAACGCGCGGGCGACGCTCGAATCCGGCGTCACGGGCGTCCGAGCGATGGGCGCGCGGGACGTGGACGTCCGGGTGCGCGACCGCATCGACGACGGCGACGTGCCGGGCCCACGCACGGTCGCCAACTGCCGCTCGATCACCGCCACGGGCGGTCACGGCCACCACCTCGGGCGGGAGATCACCGGCCCGACCGACGCCCGCCGCGCGGTCCGCGAGCAGTCGAAGCTCGGCGCGGAGTTCATCAAGTTCATGGTCACCGGTGGGGTGACGACCCCCGGAACGGATCCGGACGCCGTCGCGCTCACCGACGCCGAACTCGACGCGCTCGTCGACGAGGCGAACCGGCACGGGATGCACACCGCGACCCACGCTCACGGCGCCGCCGGCGTGAAAGCCGCGGTGGGGGCGGGGGTCGACACGGTCGAACACGGGACGTTCCTCGACGGGGAGGCGATCGACCTCATGCTGGCCGGGGACGTGACGCTCGTCCCGACGCTTTCGGCACCGTATCACATCGTCCGGAACGTCGAGGCCGCGACCGAGGACGTCCGGCGAAAGACCGAGCACGTGTACGAGCGCCACATCGACTCGTTCCGCCGGGCCGTGGAGGCCGGCGTCCGAATCGCGGGCGGGACCGACGCGGGGACGCCGTTCAACATGCACGGCGGCAACGCGGCGGAGGTCGCGTTCATGAGCGAGTACGGAATGACGACGTCGGAGGCCATCGAGGCGATGACGGCCACGGCCGCCGACGTGATCGGTCTCGACGGACAGGGGACGCTCGAACCGGGAACGGACGCGGACCTCCTGCTCTGTTCGACCGATCCCGTCGAGGACCCGACGGCGCTCAACGACCCGAGCGTCGTCATACAGGGCGGGGAAGTCGTCGCCGGCGGCGACCCGGAACTGCGTCGCGCCGTCGCCGACGCAGTCCGGGGCGAGGCCGACTCGGACCGGGAGCCCGTGACGACGCGACCCTAGTCGGGCACGGCGGTCCCGCCGTCGGTGGCGTCGAGCCATTCGTCCCGCAAGGGGAGCATCCTTCCTCCTCCGAAACCGACCCGTCTTCCTCCGTGAGCCGGTTCCGGTAGCGGCTCTCGCGTACGCCGCCGAGTCGCTCGAGTAGTTCGTGATCGCCCGTTCGCTCCTTCCGTTCTCGGGGTCGTGGCCGACGGTGACGACGTCGGGGGCGAGCCGGTCGAACTCGCTGTTCGACCAGGGCGGTCGCACGTTCGCCGGGGGAGCCCCGGCTTCCGAACCGCTTCCTGAGCCAGCGGTCCAAACAGACACGGTACGGTGCGGCGAGGTCGACGGAGTCGGGCGACCGGTGCTCGGACCTGAGCCGCTCCGTCTCGATGGCCGCCGGGAACGGGCTACTCGTCGAGGTTCTCGACGAACCGCGCGACCGCCCCGTCGCCGACGGAATCGCGCCACTCTGCCTGCGACACCGAAAAGCGGAGGACGTCGCGAGGGTCCTCGCCGTCCGGGACGATCTCGTTCCGGAGGCGCCCCTCGCGGCGACCGCCCATCCGGTCGACGTACTTCTCGATGGCCCTCACCGACTGCTCGTTCTCCGGGAACACCGAGACGGCGAGCAGTTCGAGGTCGAGTCGGGCGAACGCGAGTTCGGCCAGCGCGAGCGCCCGTTCGCCCGAGTAGCCCCGACCCCAGAACGGCTTGCGGAGCCAGATGCCGAGCGTCCCGGTTCGTTTCTCCCAGTCGAGGTGGAGCCCGGTGTTGCCCGCGTACTCGCCCGCGCCGGC
Protein-coding regions in this window:
- a CDS encoding helix-turn-helix domain-containing protein, whose translation is MNPGAGDGDGPRAELARRIAGEIALSSDPGATLRKWRTDFDVSQTALADAMDVSSSVVSDYESGRRESPGIGLVSRVVNALLDIDEGRGGSRIRQYARVVSAGFESDIVRDIREYPTALPTGRVYDALDATEIVAGERDTVNGHTVINSIQAITSLSSEEFYRLYGQSTDRALVFTGVTRGESPLVALRVVTPTPNAVVLHGLDEEALWDHAADLAAVDGFSLAVSTAPLEESLEELRGL
- a CDS encoding metal-dependent hydrolase, translated to MPSTLVHVALAGLLAAALLPDRYATRGAMLAVLLAAALPDLDSLVSPVLAGAHRSLGHNVLLPALVTVALGYDLRVRDSSRLRDRFGTAASPVAWTCLAAFLLAGVGLDYVSNGVNLFWPVHDRFYSLNGDLLLSSRRGVVQSFVDLSPPTESEPVRTTENLHYSTGVDPSPGVESGTVDRVFPVVSAGWQLLLVAVGALAVALKLRRGPTVRD
- a CDS encoding GNAT family N-acetyltransferase; the encoded protein is MDVRPFEDGDGDALWELKRGFETGLGEGTGGPDKAATYEEKLTDEYRVRWLSWVKRCVAEDARTVSVAAAGDGAELVGYAFLLPESLAFVWDAAVLNEIYVLPEHRGTGVADDLMDAALDAASAQDLPLDRLVLDVDRTNERARAFYERYGFTHWGEIVARDL
- a CDS encoding transporter, which codes for MARSGGISDRVPFAIGTAAGLGAYVLGYLVTYVWQSGSVRERLSGINALVDLFGGDPIPVWTGVGWYFYNAHFVDVLIPGFGGRRAENFIASADGGSLTLLYVLPPLALLLAGFAASAYANAGDAGGGAVAGLAVVPAYALLALVGTFLFAYGTGDGSSVHPDYVTGVLLAGIVYPAVFGAAGGAIGSLLE
- a CDS encoding metal-dependent hydrolase family protein — translated: MLLRELTLVDGDGSRRGDLRVADGELVAVGDLEARDDESVVDLPDVVALPGLVDAHVHFSLSGERTVDEVAAMGDAELALVEARNARATLESGVTGVRAMGARDVDVRVRDRIDDGDVPGPRTVANCRSITATGGHGHHLGREITGPTDARRAVREQSKLGAEFIKFMVTGGVTTPGTDPDAVALTDAELDALVDEANRHGMHTATHAHGAAGVKAAVGAGVDTVEHGTFLDGEAIDLMLAGDVTLVPTLSAPYHIVRNVEAATEDVRRKTEHVYERHIDSFRRAVEAGVRIAGGTDAGTPFNMHGGNAAEVAFMSEYGMTTSEAIEAMTATAADVIGLDGQGTLEPGTDADLLLCSTDPVEDPTALNDPSVVIQGGEVVAGGDPELRRAVADAVRGEADSDREPVTTRP
- a CDS encoding GNAT family N-acetyltransferase, with the protein product MFPERILTDRLRLDRHDAAVNPLAFYEHAGAGRSGTVAEECEFLSWQPHRHPKESHDVLEGFREGWEERESAAYAVFPREGEAGAGEYAGNTGLHLDWEKRTGTLGIWLRKPFWGRGYSGERALALAELAFARLDLELLAVSVFPENEQSVRAIEKYVDRMGGRREGRLRNEIVPDGEDPRDVLRFSVSQAEWRDSVGDGAVARFVENLDE